A genome region from Setaria italica strain Yugu1 chromosome III, Setaria_italica_v2.0, whole genome shotgun sequence includes the following:
- the LOC111256669 gene encoding protein NETWORKED 2D-like: MLTDEATPSTDTEQSGEHSKTSPLEDPEMDEAARKPQVDGFLDHPDTPEPAIFSDDSKSSSGYHESKAEKHCHVDKIQDLSCCEFEDKLIEAASVPVDVGTTETADQTSSDDNNNGESDHVLEITSNTGSSVQQDIVHCHESDSLEDVHQISSNSQGENLKQEDNMIYNSTPCNSIFEGSSEQKIEMNKEEASYIIKNPIPTNGKVAGVGDQEDSMINLQQLLMNGLQDKEKVLLAEYTSILRNYKNAKRKLTEAETMNQECLNEMRATISELECANGMKDAEIRSLHELLKSLTYKDALQSGHQLNSTMSLSEKNGMIRGHRRTPSFLSVHQRAQSVSSIPSRIINSSSLKNKPSIDASHDAVTNQKSIIQEEPTSTNVVEMDKASPLEKKFRRDIDTLLEENLAFLMKFSMLFQQIQGFQTKYDQLQAEISKLKPNKDHTNDQPAKLEMEATEKRLRELKIELQVWLEQNAMFKGELQCKFDSLCSIQAEIEGTMEMDADTVDRARFTSYHVAKFQGEILNMKQENNKVADELQAGLDHVKGLQKEIEKDLAKILSTSLSGPKSSTTWRNAPSKSRVPLRMFLFPAKKKKPSLFACVNPTLLSKQNSDMAFFTKMS; this comes from the coding sequence ATGCTGACTGATGAAGCAACACCATCCACTGACACTGAACAATCAGGTGAGCATAGCAAAACAAGCCCATTAGAAGATCCTGAGATGGATGAAGCTGCAAGGAAGCCACAAGTAGATGGATTTCTTGATCATCCAGATACACCAGAGCCAGCTATCTTCAGCGATGACAGTAAGTCATCTAGTGGCTACCATGAGAGTAAAGCAGAAAAGCATTGTCACGTAGATAAAATACAGGACTTAAGCTGTTGTGAGTTTGAAGATAAGTTAATTGAAGCCGCATCAGTACCAGTGGATGTGGGAACAACAGAAACTGCAGATCAGACTTCATCTGATGATAATAACAATGGAGAATCAGATCATGTTCTCGAAATCACTAGTAACACTGGAAGCAGTGTGCAACAAGATATTGTGCACTGCCATGAGAGCGATTCATTAGAAGACGTGCATCAGATTTCCTCCAATAGTCAAGGAGAAAATTTGAAACAAGAGGACAATATGATATATAACTCAACACCATGTAACAGCATCTTTGAAGGCAGCTCAGAACAGAAGATAGAGATGAACAAAGAAGAAGCTTCATATATCATCAAAAATCCAATTCCTACAAATGGGAAAGTTGCTGGTGTTGGAGATCAAGAGGATAGCATGATTAATCTACAGCAGTTGCTTATGAATGGACTCCAAGATAAGGAAAAGGTACTATTGGCCGAATACACTTCCATCCTCCGAAACTATAAGAATGCAAAGCGAAAGCTTACAGAAGCAGAGACAATGAACCAGGAATGCTTGAATGAGATGAGAGCCACGATAAGTGAACTAGAGTGTGCCAATGGAATGAAGGATGCAGAGATTCGGTCACTCCATGAGCTCTTGAAATCTTTAACTTACAAAGATGCATTGCAAAGTGGTCATCAATTGAATTCAACCATGTCCCTAAGTGAGAAGAATGGAATGATTAGGGGTCACCGAAGGACTCCAAGTTTTTTGTCAGTTCATCAGAGGGCACAAAGTGTTTCCTCTATTCCCAGTAGAATAATAAATAGTTCTAGCCTGAAAAATAAACCAAGTATTGATGCATCACATGATGCTGTTACAAATCAGAAAAGCATTATTCAGGAGGAGCCCACATCAACAAATGTAGTTGAGATGGATAAAGCATCACCTCTTGAAAAAAAGTTCAGAAGAGACATTGATACGCTTCTGGAGGAGAACCTAGCATTCTTGATGAAGTTCAGCATGTTATTCCAACAGATACAAGGATTTCAGACCAAGTATGATCAACTACAAGCTGAGATTAGTAAGCTAAAGCCAAACAAGGATCATACCAATGATCAACCTGCAAAATTGGAAATGGAAGCAACAGAAAAGAGGCTAAGAGAACTCAAGATTGAACTGCAAGTATGGTTGGAACAGAATGCAATGTTCAAAGGGGAACTCCAGTGTAAGTTTGATTCCCTATGCAGCATACAAGCGGAGATTGAAGGAACCATGGAGATGGATGCAGACACCGTGGACAGAGCTAGATTCACTTCATATCATGTTGCAAAATTTCAGGGGGAGATTTTGAACATGAAGCAGGAGAACAACAAAGTTGCTGATGAACTGCAGGCTGGTTTGGATCATGTGAAAGGGCTACAAAAAGAAATTGAAAAGGATTTGGCAAAGATACTGAGCACCAGCTTATCTGGGCCCAAATCTAGCACCACCTGGAGGAATGCACCCTCTAAATCAAGAGTACCGCTCCGGATGTTCCTCTTTCCAGCCAAGAAAAAGAAACCATCGCTGTTTGCATGTGTAAATCCAACGCTTCTTTCAAAGCAGAATAGCGACATGGCATTCTTCACTAAAATGAGCTAG
- the LOC101761987 gene encoding UPF0014 membrane protein STAR2 isoform X2 — translation MEQATALLEQVPGFWRDFLLGMLKPVAATAVVAVAVALSFSQRLGLEREMLFAVARVFLQLSVVGFVLQFIFSQENALWILLAYLFMVTVAGYTAGQRAKRVPRSKYIAWVSILVGTAFPMLVLLVLKVFPFTPRYIIPLAGMMIGDAMTVTGVTMKKLREDVEIQRNMVETALALGATPREATLQQVKRSLVIALSPVIDNAKTVGLIVLPGAMTGLIMAGASPLEAIQLQIVVKNMVMAASTVSSIVSSYLCWTAFFTKAFQLKDEVFADK, via the exons ATGGAGCAGGCGACGGCGTTGCTGGAGCAGGTGCCGGGGTTCTGGCGTGACTTCCTCCTGGGCATGCTCAAGCCggtggccgccaccgccgtggtcgccgtggccgtggcgctCAGCTTCTCGCAGCGCCTGGGGCTCGAGCGCGAGATGCTCTTCGCCGTCGCGCGCGTCTTCCTTCAGCTCTCCGTCGTCGGCTTCGTCCTCCAGTTCATCTTCTCCCAGGAGAACGCGCTCTGGATCCTCCTCGCATATCTCTTCATG GTGACGGTCGCCGGCTACACGGCGGGACAGCGCGCGAAGCGCGTTCCCCGCAGCAAGTACATCGCCTGGGTGTCCATCCTGGTCGGGACGGCCTTCCCCATGCTCGTACTCTTGGTGCTCAAGGTCTTCCCTTTCACCCCGCGGTACATCATTCCGCTCGCCGGCATGATGATCGGCGACGCCATGACCGTCACTGGGGTCACCATGAAGAAGCTCCGGGAGGACGTTGAGATTCAGAGGAACATG GTGGAGACCGCCCTGGCTCTGGGCGCGACCCCGCGGGAGGCGACGTTGCAGCAGGTGAAGAGGTCGCTGGTGATCGCGTTGTCTCCGGTGATCGACAACGCCAAGACGGTAGGGCTGATCGTGCTGCCGGGAGCCATGACGGGGCTCATCATGGCCGGTGCATCGCCGCTCGAGGCCATCCAGCTGCAGATCGTCGTGAAGAACATGGTCATGGCCGCGAGCACCGTCAGCAGCATCGTCTCCTCCTACCTCTGCTGGACCGCCTTCTTCACCAAGGCGTTCCAGCTTAAAGACGAAGTCTTTGCTGACAAGTGA
- the LOC101761320 gene encoding glycine-rich protein A3 produces MGGGKDKHGESDKGLFSNIMHGVGGGHGYPHQGYPPQGYPPPPGAYPPPPGAYPPPPGAYPPPPGAYPPQHGYPQPGGYPPHGGYPPAGYPGSSHQGHGGSHGGSHGGLGMGTVLAGGAAAAAAAYGAHKLSHGHSGHGGHGVFGGYGHGGHGFGGHGKFKHGHGHHGKFKHGHGKFKHGKHGHGMFGGKFKKWK; encoded by the exons ATGGGAGGAGGCAAGGACAAGCATGGCGAGAGTGACAAGGGGCTCTTCTCAAACATAATGCATGGTGTTGGCGGTGGCCATGGGTACCCGCATCAGGGATACCCTCCTCAAGGctacccaccaccaccaggggCGTACCCGCCTCCCCCTGGAGCGTATCCTCCTCCACCCGGGGCTTACCCCCCTCCACCCGGGGCATACCCACCACAGCATGGGTACCCTCAACCAGGTGGTTACCCGCCACACGGTGGCTATCCCCCTGCTGGTTATCCGGGCTCGTCTCACCAGG GTCATGGAGGCAGCCATGGGGGCAGCCATGGTGGCTTAGGGATGGGTACGGTTCTAGCTGggggcgccgccgcagctgcagctgcatatGGAGCACACAAGCTTTCTCATGGGCATAGCGGACACGGTGGGCATGGGGTCTTTGGAGGCTATGGCCATGGAGGTCACGGCTTTGGCGGCCACGGCAAGTTCaagcacggccacggccaccacggcaAGTTCAAGCATGGGCACGGCAAATTCAAGCATGGCAAGCATGGGCACGGCATGTTCGGTGGCAAGTTCAAGAAGTGGAAGTGA
- the LOC101761987 gene encoding UPF0014 membrane protein STAR2 isoform X1: MEQATALLEQVPGFWRDFLLGMLKPVAATAVVAVAVALSFSQRLGLEREMLFAVARVFLQLSVVGFVLQFIFSQENALWILLAYLFMVTVAGYTAGQRAKRVPRSKYIAWVSILVGTAFPMLVLLVLKVFPFTPRYIIPLAGMMIGDAMTVTGVTMKKLREDVEIQRNMVEAALALGATPRQATLQQVRRSLGIALSPVIDAIKTVGLITLPGTMTGLILGGASPLEAIQLQIVVTNMLMAANTVSSIVSSYLCWTSFFTKEFQLKDEVFAEK, from the exons ATGGAGCAGGCGACGGCGTTGCTGGAGCAGGTGCCGGGGTTCTGGCGTGACTTCCTCCTGGGCATGCTCAAGCCggtggccgccaccgccgtggtcgccgtggccgtggcgctCAGCTTCTCGCAGCGCCTGGGGCTCGAGCGCGAGATGCTCTTCGCCGTCGCGCGCGTCTTCCTTCAGCTCTCCGTCGTCGGCTTCGTCCTCCAGTTCATCTTCTCCCAGGAGAACGCGCTCTGGATCCTCCTCGCATATCTCTTCATG GTGACGGTCGCCGGCTACACGGCGGGACAGCGCGCGAAGCGCGTTCCCCGCAGCAAGTACATCGCCTGGGTGTCCATCCTGGTCGGGACGGCCTTCCCCATGCTCGTACTCTTGGTGCTCAAGGTCTTCCCTTTCACCCCGCGGTACATCATTCCGCTCGCCGGCATGATGATCGGCGACGCCATGACCGTCACTGGGGTCACCATGAAGAAGCTCCGGGAGGACGTTGAGATTCAGAGGAACATG GTGGAGGCTGCGCTTGCTCTGGGCGCGACGCCGCGGCAGGCGACGCTGCAGCAGGTGAGGAGGTCGCTGGGGATCGCTCTGTCCCCCGTCATCGACGCCATCAAGACGGTCGGCCTCATCACTCTCCCTGGCACCATGACGGGGCTCATCTTGGGCGGCGCGTCGCCGCTGGAGGCAATCCAGCTGCAGATCGTTGTGACCAACATGCTCATGGCCGCCAACACCGTCAGCAGCATCGTCTCCTCCTACCTCTGCTGGACCTCCTTCTTCACCAAGGAATTCCAGCTTAAAGACGAGGTCTTTGCTGAAAAGTGA
- the LOC101767434 gene encoding protein NETWORKED 2D-like, with translation MLQRAASNAYSWWWASHVRTKQSKWLDNNLKDMEDRVKCILFLLGEEADSFAKRAEMYYKRRPEVISSVEEAYRAYRALAERYDHMSGELHKANHTIASTFPDQIQYSLLEEDDDNLPKAYTKVDPRKIHKSTVEGLMKKKHREKSRPKDGGKKSAVPMNKDNAQAEISRLQKEILVLQTEKEFIKSSYESGIAKYWDLEKQINEMQEEVCYFQDEFNESAVIEDDEARALMTATALKSCEDAIIKMQEQQKSFFSQAMIESARVKVSREKLKGIMRVHGKSLSYSGNSADENVKTDAGARRDELFSMKQEKFELQELVEKIKGYFEMDSDLSVVEIAEKIDELVNKVVDLELMISTQTAQINRLCLENNELEKSLQKLEEEETEQNDSVN, from the exons ATGCTGCAGCGGGCGGCGAGCAATGCCTACTCATGGTGGTGGGCGAGCCATGTCCGCACCAAGCAGTCCAAATGGCTCGACAACAACCTCAAAG ATATGGAAGATAGGGTCAAGTGtattctcttcctccttggggAGGAAGCTGATTCCTTTGCCAAGAGGGCAGAAATGTATTACAAGCGACGACCAGAGGTGATCAGTTCAGTGGAAGAAGCATACCGGGCATACAGGGCCCTTGCTGAACGCTATGACCATATGTCAGGGGAGTTACACAAAGCAAACCATACAATTGCATCTACCTTCCCTGATCAGATTCAGTATTCATTGCTagaagaggatgatgacaaTCTCCCAAAAGCTTATACCAAGGTCGATCCTCGCAAAATTCACAAGTCAACAGTGGAGGGACTAATGAAGAAGAAGCATAGAGAGAAATCAAGACCAAAAGATGGAGGAAAGAAGTCTGCAGTTCCAATGAACAAGGATAATGCACAAGCTGAGATCAGCAGGCTACAGAAAGAGATATTAGTCCTGCAGACGGAGAAAGAGTTCATCAAAAGCTCTTACGAGAGTGGAATTGCAAAATACTGGGATCTTGAGAAACAAATTAACGAAATGCAGGAAGAAGTTTGCTACTTCCAAGACGAGTTCAATGAAAGTGCAGTGATAGAGGATGATGAGGCCAGGGCTTTGATGACAGCAACTGCTCTTAAATCTTGTGAAGACGCCATTAtcaaaatgcaggagcaacagAAGTCATTTTTCAGCCAAGCAATGATTGAGTCCGCAAGAGTTAAGGTTTCTAGGGAGAAGCTGAAGGGTATCATGAGAGTACATGGTAAATCTCTATCATATTCAGGAAATTCTGCAGATGAGAATGTTAAAACCGATGCCGGTGCTAGGAGAGATGAATTGTTCTCCATGAAGCAGGagaaatttgaactgcaagaaCTAGTAGAAAAGATCAAGGGATACTTTGAGATGGACTCTGATCTTTCTGTGGTAGAGATTGCAGAGAAAATTGATGAACTAGTTAACAAAGTTGTTGATTTGGAGCTCATGATTTCAACACAGACTGCACAGATAAATAGGCTGTGTCTAGAAAACAATGAGCTGGAGAAGTCATTGCAGAAattggaggaagaggagacAGAACAAAATGACTCAGTGAATTAA